In one Suricata suricatta isolate VVHF042 chromosome 9, meerkat_22Aug2017_6uvM2_HiC, whole genome shotgun sequence genomic region, the following are encoded:
- the TSSK4 gene encoding testis-specific serine/threonine-protein kinase 4 isoform X1, with the protein MGKEDTLAAPATSAYRSVMEEYGYELGKVIGNGSYGMVYEAYYTKQKVTVAVKIISKKKASEEYLNKFLPREIQVMKVLRHKYLINFYQAIETTSRIYIILELAEGGDVLEWIQRYGACSEPLAGKWFSQMTLGMAYLHSKGIVHRLTPSLSAAGRDLKLENLLLDKRENVKISDFGFAKMVPSNQTVHNSPSYRQVNWFSHLSQTYCGSFAYACPEILQGLPYNPFLSDTWSMGVILYMLVVARLPFDDTNLKKLLKETQKEVTFPSNYSISQECKNLVLQTLRQATKRATILDIIKDPWVLKFQPEQPTHEIRLLEAMCQPPSTTNQHQSVEINT; encoded by the exons ATGGGGAAGGAAGACACCTTGGCAGCACCAGCCACCTCAGCCTACCGCTCTGTCATGGAGGAGTATGGTTACGAGTTGGGCAAGGTGATTGGCAATGGCTCCTATGGGATGGTTTATGAGGCTTACTACACAAAGCAGAAGGTCACAGTGGCTGTCAAGATTATCTCAAAGAAGAAGGCCTCTGAGGAATATCTTAACAAGTTCCTGCCCCGTGAGATACAG GTAATGAAGGTCCTGCGGCACAAGTACCTCATCAACTTCTATCAGGCCATCGAAACCACATCCCGAATATACATCATTCTGGAGCTGGCTGAGGGTGGTGACGTCCTTGAATGGATCCAGCGCTACGGGGCTTGCTCTGAGCCCCTTGCTGGCAAGTGGTTCTCCCAGATGACCCTGGGCATGGCCTACCTGCACAGCAAGGGCATCGTGCACCG CCTGACCCCCAGCCTTTCTGCTGCTGGTAGGGACTTAAAGTTGGAGAACCTGTTGCTGGACAAGCGGGAGAACGTGAAGATATCGGACTTTGGCTTCGCCAAGATGGTGCCTTCTAACCAGACTGTGCACAATAGCCCTTCTTACCGCCAAGTGAACTGGTTTTCCCACCTCAGCCAGACCTACTGTGGCAGCTTTGCTTATGCCTGTCCGGAGATCTTGCAGGGCTTGCCCTACAACCCTTTCCTGTCTGACACCTGGAGCATGGGCGTCATCCTCTACATGCTCGTGGTCGCCCGGCTGCCCTTTGATGACACCAATCTCAAGAAGCTGCTGAAAGAGACGCAAAAGGAGGTCACTTTTCCATCTAACTACTCCATCTCCCAGGAGTGCAAG AACCTGGTCCTGCAGACGCTACGCCAAGCCACCAAGCGTGCCACCATCCTGGACATCATCAAGGATCCTTGGGTGCTCAAGTTCCAGCCTGAGCAACCCACCCACGAGATCAGGCTGCTTGAAGCCATGTGCCAACCCCCCAGCACTACTAATCAGCACCAATCCGTGGAAATTAATACCTAA
- the TSSK4 gene encoding testis-specific serine/threonine-protein kinase 4 isoform X5 has product MSGHPPKNTFDGSLSRGQVMKVLRHKYLINFYQAIETTSRIYIILELAEGGDVLEWIQRYGACSEPLAGKWFSQMTLGMAYLHSKGIVHRLTPSLSAAGRDLKLENLLLDKRENVKISDFGFAKMVPSNQTVHNSPSYRQVNWFSHLSQTYCGSFAYACPEILQGLPYNPFLSDTWSMGVILYMLVVARLPFDDTNLKKLLKETQKEVTFPSNYSISQECKNLVLQTLRQATKRATILDIIKDPWVLKFQPEQPTHEIRLLEAMCQPPSTTNQHQSVEINT; this is encoded by the exons ATGAGTGGCCACCCGCCAAAAAATAC GTTTGATGGATCCCTCTCCCGGGGTCAGGTAATGAAGGTCCTGCGGCACAAGTACCTCATCAACTTCTATCAGGCCATCGAAACCACATCCCGAATATACATCATTCTGGAGCTGGCTGAGGGTGGTGACGTCCTTGAATGGATCCAGCGCTACGGGGCTTGCTCTGAGCCCCTTGCTGGCAAGTGGTTCTCCCAGATGACCCTGGGCATGGCCTACCTGCACAGCAAGGGCATCGTGCACCG CCTGACCCCCAGCCTTTCTGCTGCTGGTAGGGACTTAAAGTTGGAGAACCTGTTGCTGGACAAGCGGGAGAACGTGAAGATATCGGACTTTGGCTTCGCCAAGATGGTGCCTTCTAACCAGACTGTGCACAATAGCCCTTCTTACCGCCAAGTGAACTGGTTTTCCCACCTCAGCCAGACCTACTGTGGCAGCTTTGCTTATGCCTGTCCGGAGATCTTGCAGGGCTTGCCCTACAACCCTTTCCTGTCTGACACCTGGAGCATGGGCGTCATCCTCTACATGCTCGTGGTCGCCCGGCTGCCCTTTGATGACACCAATCTCAAGAAGCTGCTGAAAGAGACGCAAAAGGAGGTCACTTTTCCATCTAACTACTCCATCTCCCAGGAGTGCAAG AACCTGGTCCTGCAGACGCTACGCCAAGCCACCAAGCGTGCCACCATCCTGGACATCATCAAGGATCCTTGGGTGCTCAAGTTCCAGCCTGAGCAACCCACCCACGAGATCAGGCTGCTTGAAGCCATGTGCCAACCCCCCAGCACTACTAATCAGCACCAATCCGTGGAAATTAATACCTAA
- the TSSK4 gene encoding testis-specific serine/threonine-protein kinase 4 isoform X3, producing the protein MGKEDTLAAPATSAYRSVMEEYGYELGKVMKVLRHKYLINFYQAIETTSRIYIILELAEGGDVLEWIQRYGACSEPLAGKWFSQMTLGMAYLHSKGIVHRLTPSLSAAGRDLKLENLLLDKRENVKISDFGFAKMVPSNQTVHNSPSYRQVNWFSHLSQTYCGSFAYACPEILQGLPYNPFLSDTWSMGVILYMLVVARLPFDDTNLKKLLKETQKEVTFPSNYSISQECKNLVLQTLRQATKRATILDIIKDPWVLKFQPEQPTHEIRLLEAMCQPPSTTNQHQSVEINT; encoded by the exons ATGGGGAAGGAAGACACCTTGGCAGCACCAGCCACCTCAGCCTACCGCTCTGTCATGGAGGAGTATGGTTACGAGTTGGGCAAG GTAATGAAGGTCCTGCGGCACAAGTACCTCATCAACTTCTATCAGGCCATCGAAACCACATCCCGAATATACATCATTCTGGAGCTGGCTGAGGGTGGTGACGTCCTTGAATGGATCCAGCGCTACGGGGCTTGCTCTGAGCCCCTTGCTGGCAAGTGGTTCTCCCAGATGACCCTGGGCATGGCCTACCTGCACAGCAAGGGCATCGTGCACCG CCTGACCCCCAGCCTTTCTGCTGCTGGTAGGGACTTAAAGTTGGAGAACCTGTTGCTGGACAAGCGGGAGAACGTGAAGATATCGGACTTTGGCTTCGCCAAGATGGTGCCTTCTAACCAGACTGTGCACAATAGCCCTTCTTACCGCCAAGTGAACTGGTTTTCCCACCTCAGCCAGACCTACTGTGGCAGCTTTGCTTATGCCTGTCCGGAGATCTTGCAGGGCTTGCCCTACAACCCTTTCCTGTCTGACACCTGGAGCATGGGCGTCATCCTCTACATGCTCGTGGTCGCCCGGCTGCCCTTTGATGACACCAATCTCAAGAAGCTGCTGAAAGAGACGCAAAAGGAGGTCACTTTTCCATCTAACTACTCCATCTCCCAGGAGTGCAAG AACCTGGTCCTGCAGACGCTACGCCAAGCCACCAAGCGTGCCACCATCCTGGACATCATCAAGGATCCTTGGGTGCTCAAGTTCCAGCCTGAGCAACCCACCCACGAGATCAGGCTGCTTGAAGCCATGTGCCAACCCCCCAGCACTACTAATCAGCACCAATCCGTGGAAATTAATACCTAA
- the TSSK4 gene encoding testis-specific serine/threonine-protein kinase 4 isoform X6 has translation MKVLRHKYLINFYQAIETTSRIYIILELAEGGDVLEWIQRYGACSEPLAGKWFSQMTLGMAYLHSKGIVHRLTPSLSAAGRDLKLENLLLDKRENVKISDFGFAKMVPSNQTVHNSPSYRQVNWFSHLSQTYCGSFAYACPEILQGLPYNPFLSDTWSMGVILYMLVVARLPFDDTNLKKLLKETQKEVTFPSNYSISQECKNLVLQTLRQATKRATILDIIKDPWVLKFQPEQPTHEIRLLEAMCQPPSTTNQHQSVEINT, from the exons ATGAAGGTCCTGCGGCACAAGTACCTCATCAACTTCTATCAGGCCATCGAAACCACATCCCGAATATACATCATTCTGGAGCTGGCTGAGGGTGGTGACGTCCTTGAATGGATCCAGCGCTACGGGGCTTGCTCTGAGCCCCTTGCTGGCAAGTGGTTCTCCCAGATGACCCTGGGCATGGCCTACCTGCACAGCAAGGGCATCGTGCACCG CCTGACCCCCAGCCTTTCTGCTGCTGGTAGGGACTTAAAGTTGGAGAACCTGTTGCTGGACAAGCGGGAGAACGTGAAGATATCGGACTTTGGCTTCGCCAAGATGGTGCCTTCTAACCAGACTGTGCACAATAGCCCTTCTTACCGCCAAGTGAACTGGTTTTCCCACCTCAGCCAGACCTACTGTGGCAGCTTTGCTTATGCCTGTCCGGAGATCTTGCAGGGCTTGCCCTACAACCCTTTCCTGTCTGACACCTGGAGCATGGGCGTCATCCTCTACATGCTCGTGGTCGCCCGGCTGCCCTTTGATGACACCAATCTCAAGAAGCTGCTGAAAGAGACGCAAAAGGAGGTCACTTTTCCATCTAACTACTCCATCTCCCAGGAGTGCAAG AACCTGGTCCTGCAGACGCTACGCCAAGCCACCAAGCGTGCCACCATCCTGGACATCATCAAGGATCCTTGGGTGCTCAAGTTCCAGCCTGAGCAACCCACCCACGAGATCAGGCTGCTTGAAGCCATGTGCCAACCCCCCAGCACTACTAATCAGCACCAATCCGTGGAAATTAATACCTAA
- the TSSK4 gene encoding testis-specific serine/threonine-protein kinase 4 isoform X4, with product MGKEDTLAAPATSAYRSVMEEYGYELGKVIGNGSYGMVYEAYYTKQKVTVAVKIISKKKASEEYLNKFLPREIQVMKVLRHKYLINFYQAIETTSRIYIILELAEGGDVLEWIQRYGACSEPLAGKWFSQMTLGMAYLHSKGIVHRLTPSLSAAGRDLKLENLLLDKRENVKISDFGFAKMVPSNQTVHNSPSYRQVNWFSHLSQTYCGSFAYACPEILQGLPYNPFLSDTWSMGVILYMLVVARLPFDDTNLKKLLKETQKEVTFPSNYSISQECKVQLLIACVAQ from the exons ATGGGGAAGGAAGACACCTTGGCAGCACCAGCCACCTCAGCCTACCGCTCTGTCATGGAGGAGTATGGTTACGAGTTGGGCAAGGTGATTGGCAATGGCTCCTATGGGATGGTTTATGAGGCTTACTACACAAAGCAGAAGGTCACAGTGGCTGTCAAGATTATCTCAAAGAAGAAGGCCTCTGAGGAATATCTTAACAAGTTCCTGCCCCGTGAGATACAG GTAATGAAGGTCCTGCGGCACAAGTACCTCATCAACTTCTATCAGGCCATCGAAACCACATCCCGAATATACATCATTCTGGAGCTGGCTGAGGGTGGTGACGTCCTTGAATGGATCCAGCGCTACGGGGCTTGCTCTGAGCCCCTTGCTGGCAAGTGGTTCTCCCAGATGACCCTGGGCATGGCCTACCTGCACAGCAAGGGCATCGTGCACCG CCTGACCCCCAGCCTTTCTGCTGCTGGTAGGGACTTAAAGTTGGAGAACCTGTTGCTGGACAAGCGGGAGAACGTGAAGATATCGGACTTTGGCTTCGCCAAGATGGTGCCTTCTAACCAGACTGTGCACAATAGCCCTTCTTACCGCCAAGTGAACTGGTTTTCCCACCTCAGCCAGACCTACTGTGGCAGCTTTGCTTATGCCTGTCCGGAGATCTTGCAGGGCTTGCCCTACAACCCTTTCCTGTCTGACACCTGGAGCATGGGCGTCATCCTCTACATGCTCGTGGTCGCCCGGCTGCCCTTTGATGACACCAATCTCAAGAAGCTGCTGAAAGAGACGCAAAAGGAGGTCACTTTTCCATCTAACTACTCCATCTCCCAGGAGTGCAAG gTCCAGCTGCTCATTGCCTGTGTGGCACAATGA
- the TSSK4 gene encoding testis-specific serine/threonine-protein kinase 4 isoform X2 yields the protein MGKEDTLAAPATSAYRSVMEEYGYELGKVIGNGSYGMVYEAYYTKQKVTVAVKIISKKKASEEYLNKFLPREIQVMKVLRHKYLINFYQAIETTSRIYIILELAEGGDVLEWIQRYGACSEPLAGKWFSQMTLGMAYLHSKGIVHRDLKLENLLLDKRENVKISDFGFAKMVPSNQTVHNSPSYRQVNWFSHLSQTYCGSFAYACPEILQGLPYNPFLSDTWSMGVILYMLVVARLPFDDTNLKKLLKETQKEVTFPSNYSISQECKNLVLQTLRQATKRATILDIIKDPWVLKFQPEQPTHEIRLLEAMCQPPSTTNQHQSVEINT from the exons ATGGGGAAGGAAGACACCTTGGCAGCACCAGCCACCTCAGCCTACCGCTCTGTCATGGAGGAGTATGGTTACGAGTTGGGCAAGGTGATTGGCAATGGCTCCTATGGGATGGTTTATGAGGCTTACTACACAAAGCAGAAGGTCACAGTGGCTGTCAAGATTATCTCAAAGAAGAAGGCCTCTGAGGAATATCTTAACAAGTTCCTGCCCCGTGAGATACAG GTAATGAAGGTCCTGCGGCACAAGTACCTCATCAACTTCTATCAGGCCATCGAAACCACATCCCGAATATACATCATTCTGGAGCTGGCTGAGGGTGGTGACGTCCTTGAATGGATCCAGCGCTACGGGGCTTGCTCTGAGCCCCTTGCTGGCAAGTGGTTCTCCCAGATGACCCTGGGCATGGCCTACCTGCACAGCAAGGGCATCGTGCACCG GGACTTAAAGTTGGAGAACCTGTTGCTGGACAAGCGGGAGAACGTGAAGATATCGGACTTTGGCTTCGCCAAGATGGTGCCTTCTAACCAGACTGTGCACAATAGCCCTTCTTACCGCCAAGTGAACTGGTTTTCCCACCTCAGCCAGACCTACTGTGGCAGCTTTGCTTATGCCTGTCCGGAGATCTTGCAGGGCTTGCCCTACAACCCTTTCCTGTCTGACACCTGGAGCATGGGCGTCATCCTCTACATGCTCGTGGTCGCCCGGCTGCCCTTTGATGACACCAATCTCAAGAAGCTGCTGAAAGAGACGCAAAAGGAGGTCACTTTTCCATCTAACTACTCCATCTCCCAGGAGTGCAAG AACCTGGTCCTGCAGACGCTACGCCAAGCCACCAAGCGTGCCACCATCCTGGACATCATCAAGGATCCTTGGGTGCTCAAGTTCCAGCCTGAGCAACCCACCCACGAGATCAGGCTGCTTGAAGCCATGTGCCAACCCCCCAGCACTACTAATCAGCACCAATCCGTGGAAATTAATACCTAA